The proteins below are encoded in one region of Candidatus Saccharimonadales bacterium:
- a CDS encoding ATP-dependent DNA helicase, producing MMDFEQEYKKLNQAQAAAVDAIDGPVMVVAGPGTGKTQLLSMRVANILRRTDALARNILCLTFTESAATAMRERLLSLIGSEAHKVAIHTFHSFGVEVINQYPEYFYNGARFTPSDEVLQIEVIESILRSLPHDSPLAATMNEKFVYLRSINMAIGHLKKAGLTPTDLRQILADNRQACDMAEPILQEAFALPRLSKSHLPRIREYYDQLPSGNVSDLPEPFRPLFEIMIHSLSEALAEAEELGKTTPITAWRLSWLEKNTAGDYVFRDRKRDQRLSALVEVYEGYNAELLVQERYDFSDMVLQVLRALEHEDGLRFSLQEQYQYLMVDEFQDTNDGQLRLLYLLADHPVHEGSPDVMVVGDDDQAVYKFQGAEVNNVLHFQRKYAGLQLVTLTENYRSHQAVLEAAREVITQGEVRLETELEMIDKSLRAVNRSVPIGEIKLSRLETAEHEYGFVASEIKRLIASGVPAGEIAVLGRQHRYLEELMAHLRAADIPVVYERRSDALREFHIEQLIDMATLVHLLSQGDQTAANEYLSRVLSYPFWELDPVVLWRLSRQAYEERRLWLDIMLEGGGRLERIARWLLEIAQAAQAEPVEYVLDRLIGVEAKKEFVSPYRSYYFSADRFEHARGEYLVFLSSLRLLRNRLREYRHGQTIYLSDFIDFIEVHRTNHMPIVDETPFVSTDDAVHVMTAHKSKGLEFHTVFIISAQESVWTSSGGRQEITFPVNLPITPPGDAFDDQLRLFFVAMTRAKSNLYITSYRHGSGGREVLPVPFLPPERFVDIDGIAAPESIEVLETAWQSYHPLPKSADAQAVLNPVLETYQLNVTHFTKFLDLINGGPHRFLLESLLQFPQAKSPVSAYGTAVHAALQEAYTELKQGNRLSVAEVISCFERQLLNQRLKEPDYLKYLDLGHRELGIYLEQRYELFASEHLVETSFAKQGVAVGAARLSGRLDKIILDKDNRRAEVYDFKTGKALQSWSRRSGSEGLKAWRYQKQLIFYKLLVEQSRTWGEYRVDLGYLEFIKPIEGKVILLEYSMEADEVERTTQLIQAVWGCIMALDFPDVTQYEKSLAGIRLFENDLLKRS from the coding sequence ATGATGGATTTTGAGCAAGAGTATAAGAAGCTGAATCAGGCCCAAGCGGCGGCGGTCGATGCTATCGACGGACCGGTCATGGTGGTGGCTGGTCCTGGTACCGGTAAGACACAGCTTTTGAGTATGCGCGTGGCGAACATCTTGCGTCGAACCGATGCGCTGGCGCGTAACATTCTCTGCCTGACCTTTACCGAGTCGGCCGCTACAGCTATGCGGGAGCGCTTGCTGAGCTTAATCGGCTCCGAAGCTCATAAAGTTGCTATTCATACTTTTCACAGTTTCGGGGTAGAAGTGATCAATCAATACCCCGAGTACTTTTATAACGGTGCCCGTTTTACTCCATCAGATGAAGTGCTGCAGATCGAAGTGATCGAATCTATCCTGCGCTCCTTACCGCACGATAGTCCACTAGCTGCCACTATGAATGAGAAATTTGTCTATTTGCGCAGTATTAATATGGCGATTGGGCACTTGAAGAAAGCCGGTCTGACACCGACAGACTTGCGGCAGATTCTAGCGGATAATCGGCAGGCTTGTGATATGGCTGAGCCTATTTTGCAGGAAGCCTTCGCTCTACCGCGGTTGAGTAAAAGCCATCTACCGCGCATCCGCGAGTATTACGACCAGCTGCCGAGCGGTAACGTAAGCGATCTACCGGAGCCATTCCGGCCGTTGTTTGAAATCATGATCCACTCACTATCAGAAGCTCTAGCGGAGGCGGAGGAACTGGGGAAGACGACTCCGATAACGGCTTGGCGACTTAGTTGGTTAGAGAAGAATACCGCCGGGGATTACGTCTTTCGTGACCGTAAACGCGATCAACGTCTGAGTGCGCTGGTGGAAGTTTATGAAGGTTATAACGCAGAGCTTCTCGTCCAGGAACGCTACGATTTTTCCGACATGGTACTTCAGGTTTTGCGCGCCCTCGAGCATGAAGATGGTCTCCGCTTTAGTCTGCAGGAACAGTATCAGTATCTGATGGTCGATGAGTTCCAGGATACAAACGACGGCCAACTTCGCTTACTCTATCTTCTAGCTGATCACCCCGTACACGAGGGCAGTCCTGATGTGATGGTGGTGGGTGACGACGACCAGGCAGTGTACAAGTTCCAAGGAGCGGAGGTGAATAACGTCCTGCATTTTCAGCGTAAATATGCCGGGCTGCAGCTAGTGACCTTGACGGAGAACTATCGCTCTCACCAGGCTGTATTAGAGGCAGCTAGGGAGGTGATCACCCAGGGTGAGGTACGGCTGGAGACGGAACTAGAAATGATAGATAAATCACTCCGCGCAGTAAATAGGAGCGTTCCGATCGGTGAGATCAAGCTCTCTCGACTGGAGACGGCCGAGCATGAGTATGGTTTTGTGGCCAGTGAGATTAAACGGCTGATCGCTAGTGGTGTCCCGGCTGGCGAGATCGCCGTGCTCGGTCGTCAACACCGCTATTTAGAGGAGTTGATGGCTCACCTGCGCGCGGCCGACATCCCGGTAGTGTATGAGCGGCGCAGTGACGCCTTGCGTGAGTTTCATATCGAACAGTTAATCGATATGGCCACACTAGTGCATCTGCTTAGTCAGGGTGATCAGACTGCGGCAAACGAATATCTTTCTCGAGTCTTAAGCTATCCCTTCTGGGAGCTCGACCCGGTAGTCCTTTGGCGCTTGAGTCGACAGGCCTATGAAGAGCGGCGACTGTGGCTCGACATCATGTTGGAGGGTGGAGGTAGATTAGAGCGAATTGCACGTTGGCTGCTCGAGATCGCTCAAGCAGCTCAGGCCGAACCGGTCGAGTATGTACTGGATAGGCTGATCGGCGTCGAAGCGAAAAAAGAGTTTGTCTCGCCTTATCGCAGCTATTATTTCTCTGCAGATCGGTTCGAGCACGCCCGTGGCGAGTATCTGGTCTTTCTCTCCTCCTTGCGTTTGCTACGTAATCGCCTGCGCGAGTATCGGCATGGACAAACGATTTATCTGAGTGATTTTATCGATTTCATCGAGGTGCATCGCACTAATCATATGCCCATAGTGGATGAAACACCTTTTGTCAGCACGGATGACGCCGTGCACGTGATGACGGCGCATAAATCGAAAGGGCTTGAGTTTCATACTGTCTTTATTATCAGCGCCCAAGAATCGGTTTGGACTAGTAGCGGTGGGCGGCAGGAGATTACCTTTCCGGTTAACCTGCCGATTACTCCACCGGGCGACGCCTTCGATGATCAGCTACGCCTCTTCTTTGTCGCTATGACTCGGGCTAAGTCAAACCTCTACATTACCAGCTACCGCCATGGTAGCGGCGGTAGAGAGGTGTTACCAGTGCCGTTTCTACCACCAGAACGGTTTGTCGATATCGATGGGATTGCGGCGCCAGAGAGCATTGAAGTGCTGGAGACGGCCTGGCAGTCATATCATCCGCTGCCTAAGAGCGCTGATGCGCAGGCCGTGCTTAATCCGGTACTTGAGACCTATCAGCTTAACGTCACACACTTCACTAAGTTCCTAGATTTAATCAATGGCGGTCCGCATCGCTTCCTGCTCGAAAGCTTGCTGCAGTTTCCGCAGGCAAAGAGTCCGGTATCGGCATATGGCACGGCTGTGCATGCTGCACTACAGGAAGCCTACACAGAGCTGAAGCAGGGTAATCGACTCAGTGTAGCCGAGGTAATCAGCTGCTTTGAGCGACAGCTATTAAACCAGCGCTTAAAAGAGCCGGATTATTTGAAGTATCTCGATCTTGGTCACCGTGAGCTAGGCATATATCTAGAGCAACGTTACGAGCTATTCGCGTCAGAGCACTTGGTCGAGACTAGCTTCGCTAAACAAGGTGTAGCGGTGGGCGCCGCACGGCTTTCCGGTCGGCTAGATAAGATCATTTTGGATAAAGATAACCGGCGGGCTGAAGTGTACGACTTTAAGACTGGTAAGGCACTGCAGTCTTGGAGCCGCCGTTCGGGGAGCGAGGGGCTAAAGGCTTGGCGCTACCAGAAACAGCTAATTTTTTATAAGTTATTGGTCGAACAGTCGCGTACGTGGGGCGAATACAGGGTTGATCTTGGCTACCTCGAGTTTATCAAGCCGATCGAGGGTAAGGTCATCCTGCTCGAATACAGCATGGAGGCAGATGAGGTAGAACGGACCACCCAGTTGATTCAGGCTGTTTGGGGCTGTATCATGGCGCTCGATTTCCCGGATGTGACGCAGTATGAGAAGAGTCTAGCCGGTATCCGTCTGTTTGAGAACGATCTGCTTAAGCGGAGCTAG
- a CDS encoding NAD(P)-dependent oxidoreductase, translating to MQKIVFFDTHGGDSRYFKQALKNLFKYEVVTTPQPLNETTVTEYADAAIVSVFVTSAVTAKVVAALPQLELIAARSTGYDHIDLAAAAHQHTLVSVVPSYGDKTVAEYTFMLLLSVMRRLDESQRQIELGVIKYRELIGSDLNGKTIGLIGCGQIGRQVAKIARGFEMEVIGFDINSKESEHINYRDFDTVIAESDIISLHLPATKQTRHIIDKSVLEKMKSGVVILNTARGELIDTSALIEALYSGRVGAAGLDVVEGENLLRREEEIALLHPEARMQDLVHQTEHSVLLRMPQVVLTPHNAFNSREALARIRQTTSENIKQFLLHSPQNIVKP from the coding sequence ATGCAAAAGATCGTTTTCTTCGATACGCATGGTGGCGATAGCCGTTATTTTAAGCAGGCTTTAAAGAACCTGTTTAAGTATGAGGTAGTCACGACCCCTCAGCCGTTAAATGAAACAACTGTGACTGAGTATGCTGACGCTGCCATAGTTTCGGTATTCGTCACCTCTGCCGTTACCGCAAAGGTGGTGGCTGCACTCCCCCAGCTCGAACTAATAGCAGCTCGCTCGACCGGTTATGATCACATCGATTTAGCGGCGGCGGCCCACCAACACACTCTAGTTAGTGTCGTTCCGAGTTATGGCGATAAGACAGTGGCCGAGTATACCTTCATGTTGCTTTTAAGTGTGATGCGCCGCCTGGATGAGAGTCAGCGCCAAATTGAACTAGGCGTAATCAAATATCGAGAGCTGATCGGCTCCGACTTAAACGGTAAGACCATCGGGCTGATCGGTTGTGGGCAGATCGGTCGCCAGGTGGCTAAGATAGCCCGGGGCTTTGAGATGGAAGTGATCGGCTTTGATATCAATTCGAAAGAGTCGGAGCACATTAACTATCGTGACTTCGATACCGTTATAGCCGAGAGTGATATCATCTCGCTTCATCTGCCGGCTACCAAGCAGACCCGGCATATTATCGATAAATCCGTACTGGAAAAGATGAAGAGTGGAGTTGTCATCCTCAATACTGCCCGGGGCGAGCTGATCGATACCAGCGCCTTAATTGAAGCACTCTACTCCGGCCGGGTCGGTGCGGCCGGGCTTGATGTAGTAGAGGGAGAGAATCTGCTGCGTCGGGAGGAGGAGATAGCTCTACTACATCCGGAAGCAAGAATGCAGGATCTGGTGCATCAGACCGAGCACAGTGTACTGCTCCGTATGCCTCAGGTAGTTTTAACGCCCCACAACGCCTTTAATTCGCGCGAGGCACTAGCCCGGATCCGCCAGACTACTAGTGAGAACATCAAGCAATTTCTCCTGCACTCACCGCAGAATATAGTCAAACCCTAG
- a CDS encoding cation:proton antiporter → MAEFITFFIIIFAGLLFSEFFNRLHLPWVTALILSGIVFGTEGFNLIQSNEVTDFFSQIGLVFLMFMAGLAINFSTFQRVKREVGIVSLINGLAPLGMALLIASWFNLGTTAGLLLAAALVSSSIAVVLPSLEGRAILRRKAGQTILASTIVLDIVSVTFFSILIQQATDTQLPLLVLYVFLALALALLRIAVPRLESYLGRRDRQKFEQELQLIVGILLGTVVLFGLLGLHPAEAGFFAGLVLSDSVNSQVTRAKLHAIGYGIFIPVFFVMVGAEMQLEVFANNPTAVWLAAAVLIGSVTTKFFSGWLAGRLVKFTNRESWLLGAATIPQLNVTLAIAATGFAYGLINEELLAAMIILTIGTTLVAPPLMNRLAAREEAEYVESAA, encoded by the coding sequence ATGGCCGAGTTTATCACCTTCTTTATTATCATCTTCGCTGGACTGTTGTTCTCCGAGTTCTTCAATCGGTTGCATCTGCCTTGGGTGACGGCCCTGATCCTGTCGGGTATCGTTTTTGGTACCGAAGGCTTTAACCTAATTCAGAGTAACGAAGTCACCGACTTTTTCTCTCAGATCGGCCTGGTATTCCTCATGTTTATGGCCGGTTTGGCGATCAACTTCTCTACCTTCCAAAGGGTCAAACGCGAAGTCGGTATCGTGAGCTTAATTAATGGTCTCGCTCCGTTGGGAATGGCACTGCTGATTGCCTCCTGGTTTAACCTCGGCACTACGGCCGGTCTTCTGCTGGCGGCCGCCCTGGTCTCCTCTTCGATTGCGGTCGTTCTACCATCTCTTGAGGGCCGGGCGATTCTGCGGCGGAAGGCAGGGCAGACAATCTTGGCCTCGACCATCGTGCTTGATATCGTCTCCGTCACCTTCTTTTCGATCTTAATCCAGCAGGCTACCGATACGCAGTTGCCACTACTCGTTCTCTATGTCTTCTTGGCTCTCGCCTTAGCTCTCCTTCGCATTGCCGTACCGCGGCTGGAGTCATACCTGGGGCGTAGGGATCGTCAGAAGTTTGAACAGGAGCTGCAGCTGATAGTGGGAATCTTACTCGGCACCGTTGTCCTGTTCGGGCTATTGGGCTTACATCCAGCCGAAGCTGGATTCTTCGCCGGGTTGGTCTTAAGCGATTCGGTCAACTCTCAGGTGACGCGCGCGAAACTACATGCGATCGGCTATGGTATTTTCATTCCCGTTTTCTTCGTAATGGTCGGGGCCGAGATGCAGCTGGAAGTATTTGCTAATAACCCAACCGCTGTTTGGTTAGCCGCTGCTGTACTAATCGGTTCAGTTACGACTAAATTCTTCAGTGGTTGGCTAGCGGGTCGATTGGTTAAGTTCACCAATCGGGAGAGCTGGTTACTGGGAGCGGCTACCATCCCGCAGCTTAATGTGACCCTAGCGATTGCGGCTACCGGATTTGCCTATGGTTTAATCAACGAAGAACTGCTGGCCGCTATGATCATTCTGACCATTGGTACGACCCTAGTCGCTCCGCCATTAATGAACCGTCTGGCGGCGCGCGAAGAGGCCGAGTACGTGGAATCTGCGGCTTAA